Below is a window of Pyrobaculum aerophilum str. IM2 DNA.
TGTTGGCTACTGACAAACGTGTAACTGCCGGCTATTATATTGCACACAAGAGGGGGGAAAAGATATGGAAAATTGACGACCACGTGGCGGCCACAATGTCAGGGGGAGTGGCCGATTTACAGTCAGTATTATCCTTCTTAACGCTACGCGCCCATGAGTATAAAATAGAGTATAAAAGGCCTATTCCCATCAGCGCGTTAGTGAACTATATGTCTTTAATTTTATTCTACTCGCGTCCCTATATTTACATAGTACATTCAATTATTGGAGGGGTGGACGAGGAGGAGGGGGCTGTGCTTTACATGGTTGACTGGCTAGGCACTGTGACTAAAGAGAAATACATAGCGACTGGAAGCGGCTCGCCTTATGCCAAAGGCGCTTTAGAGGTGGGGTACAGAGAGGACATGACTCTAGAGGACGCAGTTGATTTAGCCATAAAGGCCGTTAAGGCGGCTATAAGAAACGACCCAGGATCAGGCGAGGGAATTGATGTAGTTGTCATAACGAGAAAAGAGGGCTTTAAGAGAGTATTTACAACGCAACAAAAATTAGTATTGCCAAGTCTATAATATACTTAAATTCTCAAATAACAATAAATTAAAATTAATATAAATTGAGAGAAGATAGGCCACAGCTAATATGACAAAAATTATGTGTGGAAATACTAAACCCAAGAGAGTTCCAGTAAACGCCCCTAAATCCCTCAGTAGATAGTGAAATCCTAAATCGCCGCCTCTATTAGCCAATTTCCTTATGATAAAACCTACAGAGGGCCTATAACTCCCCGCTATAATGTTATCCACGAGATATGCCGTAAGGGCTATGTGACCAGAGGTTACAGATAGAGAATACAGAAGGAAGGCCTCAACTGTTCTGAAAATTGCCACGCCTAAGGCGTTAAATCTCTTACGGCTTAAGAGCTGTGCTAACGCTCTGATTAACACAGCTAATGAAAGCGTCAGTGGGAGGAGATCTTCCCCGGCTCAGAGCTTTAAAGCTATAAGTACAGTAAAGGCGAGACCCACGTGGAGGAAGAACTCCGAAAACGCTATTGGCACAACGCTCTTGGAGACAGTGAGTGTGAGCCGGGAGGTTCTTTGCGTCTTGAGGGCTAAAAATCGTAAACTGGCGACGGTGTACAATAAATACACGAGCGGCTTGGGGGCTATGTAGGCGGAGATATAGCCAATAGCCATCGCCAGCTCCGTAACGCCGTAAAGCCTTTTGAAATGTTCGTACTCAAAACCCTCTAAAACTCCCACTATCATTGCGTTGGTGGCAAACCCTCTAAGCCAGCGCCCTAGGGAGAGTAGGGCGAAGTCCTCGGAAAACCCGGTGAGGATGTTGGCTGAGATGTGCGCCGCCAAAGACGCGCGGATTAAAACGTCGGCGCGAACATCCACAAGGAATCCGGAGATCGCCCTAGTTACGGCGAGAGAGATGTAATACCACGCAAAAACGCCGAAAAAACAGTCTTGGATCTAAAACGGCTAAATAAATTGTGTCAGAAGCAAAAGAGGCTTGAATTATGGAAAGATAGAGAATAAGGCGGTTATACGAAAAACTCCCCATAAGCTCTGCCGCGTAAAAAGTAATCCTCTATGGCCTTTTTAACATACGGAACTGTATTCTCCGGCAGGGAGTTAAGCGGGAAAAAGGCCATGTGATCCGCCTTATCTGGCTCCATGTTCACAGGCGTTCCCTCGTATTCTAAGGCTTTGAAGAAGAAATCCACGCGGTAATGGCCCTCAAATCTATGCATAACATACGCAAACTCAACGGCTTTTAGCAATATGCCTATCTCCTCGCGGGCCTTGCGGATAATTGCTTGAACTGCCGCCTCGCCCTCTTCCACATGCCCCGCAGGCACGCTGTAGAAGCAGTCGAAATAGCCCGTGTTTTTTCTCCTGAGGAGGAGTATTTTGTTATCTCTTACCTAAAAACAAATGGGACGCAACCACATGACTTGGCCTTTTACCCCGGCATAGGGCCCCAGGGGGATCATTCATATTTCCCTTTATACACGTGCTTAAAAATTAAAGAGCTTTAATTGGCCTTAAAGGCGGGAGGAATTAGTTTCTATACTTAACTTAAGCAAGACGGCGCCCCGCCATTTTAGTAATAACGCGCAAGAGGGCTATATCGGCCGAGAGGTTTTATAAAACATTATCTTTTGCCTCTTCTATGCAGATTAGCGATGCATGGATTCGGAAGGTGTTCACAGGCAGAGGCGACGTCACAGTGGAGGTGGAGCTAACAGTGGAAGACTCGGTTACTGGCGATGTGTTGGTAACGCGCGCCGCGGCGCCAGCCGGCGCGTCGCGAGGGGCGCACGAGGTGTTGTATTTCCCCGAGGGCGGAGTCGATGCCGCGTTAGCTGCCTTTGAAAAACTAGTGGCCCCTGAAATCGTGGGACTGGACGTAACTGAGCCGTATTCTACAGATGGAAAGCTGGAAGAAGTAGACGGCACTCAGAGATTTGAGAAAATAGGCGGCGCAGTGGCCATCGCCACTTCTTTCGCAGCCGCCGAGGCCGGCGCGGCATCTTTAGGAGTGCCGCTCTACTCCTTTATAGGGGGGGCTTATGCCAGAAGGTTGCCTCTGCCTCTCGGCAATGTAATTGGAGGCGGCAAGCACAGTAGAGGTCTAGGGCCTGATATTCAGGAGTTCCTCGCCATGCCTCTCAACCCGCCGGATATATACACTGCAGTGTACACCAACGTGGAAATACATAAACGCGTTCTGAAGTATATACTAAAGGTGGACACCTCCTTTACGGGGGGTAAAAACGATGAGGGGGCTTGGACGCCTCGCATCTCGTCCACTACAGCTCTGAAAATTTTGAGAGAGGCGGCGAGGGAGGTAAGTGGCGAGCTTGGCGTAGAAGTGGGCATTGGCGTAGATGTCGCCGCGTCTAGCCTGTGGAACGGCGAGAAGTATGTGTATAAAAACGAGGGAGTAGAGCGCGACCCCCGCGAGCAATTTGAATTCATTGCGAAACTCATAGAGGAGTACGATCTGGTCTACGTGGAGGATCCCTTCCACGAGGAGGACTTTCAATCATTTGCCGAATTGAGAGATAGGTTTAAAGATAGGTTAATTGTCGGCGACGATTTGTTTGTCACAAACCCTGAGCGTATTAAAAAAGGCGGTAAAATAGGCGCGGCCACTGGAGTGATAATAAAGCCCGACCAAATAGGCACGCTCCTCAGGGCACATCAAGCGGTGTCTGCCGCCAGAGAATTCGGCATGCGCGTAATTGTCTCTCACAGATCTGGAGACACTGAATACAAGACGTTGGCCCATATAGCTGTAGGCTTCGGCGCGGAGGTTATAAAGACGGGGATTATGGGCGGGGAGAGGACTGCGAAATTAAACGAGTTGATTAGAATTGGCGATTACCTAGGCAAGTGGGCTACAATTACTCAAATCCGCATACACTGAATCTATTTTAACACACTTCATCAGACTCTTGTGGTTGTACGAGTCAAGACGCGCGTCTGGGTAGATAAAGACGGACAGGAGATCATAGGGCCCGGCATATATAACATCCTCAAGGCGCTTGAGGAAACGGGCTCTATAGCCTCTGCCGCGAGAAAACTTGGCTACTCTTACAAATTCATCTGGACGTATATAAAAAAGCTTGAGGACGTGTTAGGAGTCCCCCTAGTTGAGTCAAGGCGGGGGGGCAAAGAGAGGGGAGTCTCAGAGCTCACGGAAGTGGGCAAGTTGCTCTTGAGCTACTACGAAAATATGAACAAAGAAGTAGAACAAGTGGTGAGGGCGTGGGAGGGGAAATTCACAGAGCTTTTATCTCACTTAGATCAGTACGTCTCTAAGCCGAGTCGTGAGGAGGAAGAGATTCCCTACTACGAGGAGGAGTAAAGCTTAAACCTCGGCTCTCTTCTGGCGAGGGCTGTGCGCACTGCGTAAAGCAAGCCTTCTACGTCCCGGCTCTTTATATAAGGCATTAAATCCACGGAAGAGTCGGCGTAAATGCACGTCTTCAATTTGCCGTCGCTTGTCAAGCGCATTGTGGTGCAACCGCTACAAAACGTGGGATTACTGAAATTCTTTATTAATTCTACTGTGACGCCGGCTATATTATAAAGAGGTCTATTGTGTAGCTCCTTTCTCACCCCTGCAGGCCTGCCCCCTAATTCGAATATGATGTTTACAAGAGTCTCTATCGGCTCGTAAAGCTCGTTAAAAACGCTGGCCCCCCACCCGCTCGGCATAAGCTCAATAAATTGTAAAGCGGCGCCCAGGGATGCGGCGAGTTTTACTAAATTCTTCACGCTATCTCTGTCTGTGTTAATGCCGCGTAAAACCACGGCGTTGAGCTTTAGCGAAATCCCCACATCTCTAGCCTCTGTAAGGCCTCTTAATACCTCTCGGAAGGCGCTTGGGGGGACTCCGGTTATTTTAGAGTATTTCTCAGGATCTGTTGTGTGTATAGACACATTTGCCCTTTTAAGGCCAGCGGCTTGTAGTTTCCTCACCCATTTCCTTAACAAATAGCCGTTTGTAGTAAGCGTAACATAGGCGCCGGTTTTAGCTATGTTGGCCACTATTAAATCTATGTCTCCTCTTAACAATGGCTCGCCGCCAGTTATTTTAAAATCCGCCACTCCCAACGATTTAAAAACCGAAGTAACAAACCCGTAATCTTCTGCAGTTAAATACCTCCCCTGCCGCCTCGACTGCCCTTCAAAATGGCAAAAAACGCAATTGTAATTACACTCATCGTTGACGACATACCTCAGCTTTTGTAAGGACCTCCCATATTTATCAAAAAGCATGGTGGTTTTCGAATGGTAGGTTAAATATATTAGCCGTTTACGTCTACTATACGTATACTTATATCCTCCACGATTCCTACTTGAGAGTGTATAGCTGGTTAGCTATTCCGGCCGTTCTTGCCGCGTTGGCCAGCTGGTTTCTTTATAGGCATTACGCAGTCTTAATATGGATTTTCCTGTCAGCCGCTTTATTGTTACTCTCAGGAAATGACCTTTTGATTTTCTTTAACACGACTTTAATTGTTCTCGTCGTCTCTAGAGCTATATTTGATAGATATGGCAATAAAATTATATTAATATTTATAATTCTAACAATTGCAAAAATGTTTTTATTAATAAATTATTATTTAAATGAG
It encodes the following:
- a CDS encoding phosphopyruvate hydratase, with product MQISDAWIRKVFTGRGDVTVEVELTVEDSVTGDVLVTRAAAPAGASRGAHEVLYFPEGGVDAALAAFEKLVAPEIVGLDVTEPYSTDGKLEEVDGTQRFEKIGGAVAIATSFAAAEAGAASLGVPLYSFIGGAYARRLPLPLGNVIGGGKHSRGLGPDIQEFLAMPLNPPDIYTAVYTNVEIHKRVLKYILKVDTSFTGGKNDEGAWTPRISSTTALKILREAAREVSGELGVEVGIGVDVAASSLWNGEKYVYKNEGVERDPREQFEFIAKLIEEYDLVYVEDPFHEEDFQSFAELRDRFKDRLIVGDDLFVTNPERIKKGGKIGAATGVIIKPDQIGTLLRAHQAVSAAREFGMRVIVSHRSGDTEYKTLAHIAVGFGAEVIKTGIMGGERTAKLNELIRIGDYLGKWATITQIRIH
- the moaA gene encoding GTP 3',8-cyclase MoaA, whose amino-acid sequence is MLFDKYGRSLQKLRYVVNDECNYNCVFCHFEGQSRRQGRYLTAEDYGFVTSVFKSLGVADFKITGGEPLLRGDIDLIVANIAKTGAYVTLTTNGYLLRKWVRKLQAAGLKRANVSIHTTDPEKYSKITGVPPSAFREVLRGLTEARDVGISLKLNAVVLRGINTDRDSVKNLVKLAASLGAALQFIELMPSGWGASVFNELYEPIETLVNIIFELGGRPAGVRKELHNRPLYNIAGVTVELIKNFSNPTFCSGCTTMRLTSDGKLKTCIYADSSVDLMPYIKSRDVEGLLYAVRTALARREPRFKLYSSS
- a CDS encoding winged helix-turn-helix domain-containing protein; the protein is MVVRVKTRVWVDKDGQEIIGPGIYNILKALEETGSIASAARKLGYSYKFIWTYIKKLEDVLGVPLVESRRGGKERGVSELTEVGKLLLSYYENMNKEVEQVVRAWEGKFTELLSHLDQYVSKPSREEEEIPYYEEE
- a CDS encoding archaeal proteasome endopeptidase complex subunit beta, giving the protein MTTTVGIAVKDGVVLATDKRVTAGYYIAHKRGEKIWKIDDHVAATMSGGVADLQSVLSFLTLRAHEYKIEYKRPIPISALVNYMSLILFYSRPYIYIVHSIIGGVDEEEGAVLYMVDWLGTVTKEKYIATGSGSPYAKGALEVGYREDMTLEDAVDLAIKAVKAAIRNDPGSGEGIDVVVITRKEGFKRVFTTQQKLVLPSL
- a CDS encoding NUDIX domain-containing protein — translated: MPAGHVEEGEAAVQAIIRKAREEIGILLKAVEFAYVMHRFEGHYRVDFFFKALEYEGTPVNMEPDKADHMAFFPLNSLPENTVPYVKKAIEDYFLRGRAYGEFFV